Part of the Streptomyces sp. RFCAC02 genome is shown below.
TTGACGACGGTCCAGCGCACGAGGCCCTCCTTGTCGACGATGAAGGTGCCGCGCACCGCGCAGCCCTTCTCCTCGTCGAAGACGCCGTAGGCGCGGGAGACCTCGCCGTGCGGCCAGAAGTCCGACAGCAGCGGGTACTCCAGGCCCTCGCGCTCACCGAATACGCGCAGGGCGAACGGCGAGTCGTTGGAGACGGCGAGGAGCTGCACGTCGTCGTTGACGAAGGTGGGCAGCTCGTCGCGCAGGGCGCACAGCTCACCGGTGCACACGCCGGTGAAGGCGAAGGGGAAGAAGAGGACGACGACGTTCTTCTCGCCCCGGAAGTCGCTCAGGGAGACGGTCCGGCCGTGCTGGTCCTTGAGCTGGAAGTCGGGGGCCTTGGTGCCCGGCTCGATCGCCATGTGCGCGTAATCCGTTTCTCGGCAGGAGGTAAAG
Proteins encoded:
- a CDS encoding peroxiredoxin, producing the protein MAIEPGTKAPDFQLKDQHGRTVSLSDFRGEKNVVVLFFPFAFTGVCTGELCALRDELPTFVNDDVQLLAVSNDSPFALRVFGEREGLEYPLLSDFWPHGEVSRAYGVFDEEKGCAVRGTFIVDKEGLVRWTVVNGLPDARDLDAYVSALRAL